One stretch of Commensalibacter melissae DNA includes these proteins:
- a CDS encoding metal ABC transporter permease — MLTLEFMYHAFAAAGIVALLTGFIGYFLLLRREAFAGHALSHIGFAGATGAGLLGISPFAGLLVFSLFAGGLIGFIGPQLRDRDIAIGLVLSASMGLGLLFLHFYTHYATQVTSLLFGNIFAVDTVILYDLVGLALFCLAVMLFFMRPLLFATLQPDLAETRGISLRWVSIVFLMLVACITVACVQVTGILLTFSLMIGPAAVARQWGKTIWRALVVSVFLAVFEAWSGIVASWYTDLPVSFWISFFSFVIYSISLFFFKKKISFRKYL, encoded by the coding sequence ATGCTTACCCTTGAATTTATGTATCATGCTTTTGCCGCTGCAGGGATTGTGGCTTTATTGACAGGGTTTATTGGTTATTTTCTTTTATTGAGAAGAGAGGCCTTTGCAGGACATGCATTATCGCATATAGGGTTCGCTGGGGCGACAGGGGCGGGACTGTTGGGAATATCCCCTTTTGCCGGACTGCTTGTTTTCAGTTTATTTGCTGGTGGATTGATCGGTTTTATAGGTCCACAGTTGAGGGATCGTGATATCGCTATTGGCCTGGTTTTGTCAGCATCAATGGGTTTAGGTTTGTTATTTCTCCATTTTTATACCCATTACGCGACACAAGTTACGAGCTTGTTATTCGGCAATATTTTTGCGGTTGATACAGTCATTTTATATGATCTTGTCGGTCTCGCATTATTTTGCCTGGCTGTTATGCTGTTTTTTATGCGACCTTTGTTATTTGCCACCTTGCAACCAGATTTGGCCGAGACAAGAGGAATCTCTTTACGATGGGTTTCGATAGTCTTTCTAATGCTGGTTGCCTGCATAACTGTTGCTTGTGTTCAAGTGACCGGTATTCTTTTGACCTTTTCTTTGATGATTGGACCTGCTGCTGTTGCCAGGCAATGGGGTAAAACAATATGGCGAGCACTTGTGGTTTCGGTTTTCCTGGCTGTATTTGAGGCCTGGAGTGGTATAGTGGCTTCTTGGTATACAGACTTGCCAGTATCTTTTTGGATCAGCTTTTTTAGTTTTGTCATTTATTCAATAAGTTTGTTCTTTTTCAAAAAAAAAATATCATTTCGAAAGTATTTATAA
- a CDS encoding metal ABC transporter ATP-binding protein, with amino-acid sequence MTILACNKLRIQFGNRLVLSDLTFSIDEPQFIGVFGPNGAGKTSFMKTILGILPVQQGTLKIFGKHPRQVRKEIAYIPQYQNMDSFHLTGRSFIASSVHGNRLGLPFLARKDHQEIDRVLDDVEARDLADLSLMEMSGGQKQRILLAQALLGEPRFIILDEPFNNLDPKWVKVILALIKNIQQERKISVLLSTHDLNPLIHVMNQVLCIGNQSAILGKVQDVITAKTLTKLYGFPIQVIKANNTCFVTTSFN; translated from the coding sequence ATGACAATCCTCGCTTGCAATAAGCTGCGTATTCAGTTTGGTAACCGGCTTGTTTTGTCAGATTTAACCTTTAGCATTGATGAGCCCCAGTTTATAGGGGTTTTCGGTCCTAATGGGGCGGGCAAAACAAGTTTTATGAAAACAATTTTAGGTATTTTACCTGTTCAGCAAGGAACCTTAAAAATTTTTGGAAAACATCCAAGACAGGTAAGGAAGGAAATAGCCTATATCCCTCAGTATCAAAATATGGATAGCTTTCATTTGACGGGAAGATCATTCATTGCAAGTTCTGTCCATGGGAATCGTTTGGGTTTACCGTTTCTAGCAAGAAAAGATCATCAGGAAATAGATCGGGTTCTGGATGATGTGGAGGCAAGGGATCTGGCTGATCTATCCTTGATGGAAATGTCGGGTGGCCAAAAACAGAGAATTTTATTGGCACAAGCCCTTTTAGGGGAGCCAAGATTTATTATACTGGACGAACCTTTTAATAACTTGGATCCCAAATGGGTAAAAGTTATTCTAGCCCTGATAAAAAATATACAGCAGGAAAGAAAAATTTCTGTCTTATTGTCAACGCATGATTTAAATCCGTTAATTCATGTTATGAATCAGGTATTATGTATTGGTAATCAATCAGCAATTCTGGGTAAGGTTCAGGATGTCATTACAGCAAAGACTTTAACGAAGCTTTATGGTTTCCCAATACAGGTGATAAAGGCAAATAATACGTGTTTTGTAACAACATCCTTTAATTAA
- a CDS encoding metal ABC transporter solute-binding protein, Zn/Mn family, whose amino-acid sequence MKNGDIIKGNFFFSILLSIFALLFYACHDDVKAKVVHIVAAENMYGDIAQQIGGDNVKVDVILNNPDQDPHLFELTPHISRMTSQADLIIMNGLGYDDWINRLISRVEIKNGKVISIQDLLNRSDGSNPHLWYDLQSVKKLAGYLEQKLSLQDPEHKNSFLHNRDHFLHEIDSIDRRIHKIRVQHPDLSVAATEPVFGLMAKYMGFRVLEESYQWVIMNGGEPTPQQTAQFIQDFKTHKIKILFYNNQVSNGATERLKKMASTYKIPVIGVEEIMPVSLSYQTWINQTLDKIEAVTQSIP is encoded by the coding sequence ATGAAAAATGGTGACATAATCAAGGGCAATTTTTTTTTCAGTATTTTATTAAGTATTTTTGCTTTGTTATTTTATGCTTGTCATGATGATGTAAAAGCCAAAGTTGTTCATATTGTTGCTGCTGAAAATATGTACGGGGACATAGCCCAACAAATAGGGGGTGATAACGTCAAGGTTGACGTGATTTTAAATAATCCTGATCAAGATCCGCATCTATTTGAATTGACCCCGCATATCAGCAGAATGACAAGTCAAGCTGATTTAATCATCATGAATGGTTTAGGGTATGATGACTGGATCAATCGGCTAATTTCCCGTGTTGAAATAAAAAACGGAAAGGTTATCTCCATTCAGGATTTGTTAAATCGTTCTGATGGTAGTAATCCACATTTATGGTATGATCTCCAATCAGTCAAGAAATTGGCTGGGTATTTGGAGCAAAAATTATCCCTTCAGGATCCTGAACACAAGAATTCTTTTTTGCATAATCGTGATCATTTTTTGCATGAAATCGACAGTATAGATCGGCGTATTCATAAAATTCGTGTTCAGCATCCTGATTTAAGCGTGGCTGCTACGGAACCTGTTTTTGGGTTGATGGCCAAATATATGGGCTTTAGGGTATTGGAAGAATCCTATCAATGGGTAATTATGAACGGTGGAGAACCGACCCCCCAGCAAACAGCCCAATTTATCCAGGATTTTAAAACTCATAAAATAAAAATCTTGTTTTATAATAATCAGGTCAGTAACGGCGCAACAGAGCGTTTGAAAAAAATGGCGTCAACATATAAAATTCCTGTAATTGGTGTTGAAGAGATTATGCCTGTTTCTCTTTCTTATCAAACATGGATTAACCAGACATTAGATAAAATTGAGGCGGTAACACAGAGCATTCCCTGA
- a CDS encoding electron transfer flavoprotein subunit alpha/FixB family protein, which produces MTVLVLASYEKGDQIRSITRSAITAASKLGEVHALLAGKNLEAITKKAVALAGVSKVLVADHEVYAHMLAEPTADLIASLADSYDTVIVPANAEGKDILPRVAGLLDMQPVSDVIEIIDASTFVRPIYAGSILATVKSHDSKKLLSVRGTAFAPVAEDGGSAEIEILGNFPGSEKLLSKFCELQISQSDRPELESARVVISGGRGMQSGENFVLIEKVADQLNAAIGASRAAVDAGFINNDCQVGQTGKIVAPELYIAVAISGAIQHLAGMKDSKIVVAINKDPDAPIFKASDYGIVGDLFEILPQLEEKLKALR; this is translated from the coding sequence ATGACCGTTTTAGTTTTGGCAAGTTATGAAAAAGGTGATCAAATTCGTTCCATTACCCGATCAGCGATTACAGCCGCATCCAAACTAGGGGAAGTTCATGCTCTATTAGCTGGGAAAAACCTAGAAGCAATAACGAAAAAGGCTGTGGCGCTGGCTGGTGTTTCAAAGGTGCTGGTTGCCGATCATGAGGTGTATGCCCATATGTTGGCAGAGCCAACTGCAGATCTGATTGCATCTCTGGCCGATTCTTATGATACGGTTATTGTTCCTGCAAATGCTGAAGGAAAAGATATTTTGCCTCGTGTTGCTGGCTTGTTGGATATGCAGCCTGTATCTGATGTTATCGAAATTATTGATGCCTCCACCTTTGTGAGACCTATTTATGCTGGAAGCATTTTGGCAACGGTTAAGTCTCATGATTCCAAAAAGCTTTTATCTGTTCGTGGAACGGCTTTTGCTCCTGTTGCTGAAGATGGGGGGAGTGCCGAGATTGAGATTCTGGGTAATTTTCCCGGTTCAGAAAAATTATTATCCAAATTCTGTGAACTGCAAATTTCCCAATCGGACAGACCAGAATTGGAATCTGCCCGTGTTGTTATTTCAGGCGGACGGGGTATGCAAAGCGGCGAAAACTTTGTGTTAATTGAAAAGGTGGCGGATCAATTAAATGCCGCCATTGGGGCATCTCGTGCTGCAGTTGATGCCGGATTTATCAATAATGATTGTCAGGTTGGCCAAACAGGGAAAATTGTTGCTCCGGAATTATATATCGCAGTAGCCATTTCTGGTGCCATTCAGCATCTTGCGGGTATGAAAGATAGTAAGATCGTGGTTGCAATTAACAAAGATCCTGATGCTCCAATTTTCAAGGCTTCGGATTATGGTATTGTTGGTGACTTATTTGAAATTCTCCCTCAATTAGAGGAAAAACTTAAAGCATTAAGATAA
- a CDS encoding electron transfer flavoprotein subunit beta/FixA family protein, which translates to MKVIVPVKRVVDSNIKPLIKSDGSDVEINGVKMSMNPFDETAVEEAVRLKEKKIVSEIVVVSIGEAKCQDTLRTAMAMGADRGILVTTDKAVESLTVAKILQHFVDREKPDLVLMGKQASDDDMNATGQILAAKLGWGQGTFISKLELSNGHAKIAREVDDGQEILELALPAVITTDLRLNEPRYASLPNIMKARKKPLETVALCELGIEAKKHLEVISVKESSSSRESVIVDSVDALLDKLKNEAKVI; encoded by the coding sequence ATGAAAGTAATTGTTCCGGTTAAAAGGGTTGTTGATTCCAATATAAAACCGCTGATAAAATCAGATGGATCCGATGTTGAGATTAATGGTGTAAAAATGTCCATGAATCCTTTTGATGAAACAGCTGTTGAGGAGGCTGTTCGTTTAAAGGAGAAAAAAATTGTCTCGGAAATTGTGGTTGTTTCCATAGGAGAAGCGAAATGCCAAGATACATTGCGAACAGCTATGGCAATGGGGGCGGATCGGGGAATTCTGGTGACAACGGATAAGGCTGTGGAGTCTCTGACCGTTGCAAAAATTTTGCAACACTTTGTGGATAGGGAAAAACCCGACCTTGTGTTAATGGGTAAACAGGCCTCTGATGATGATATGAATGCGACAGGGCAGATATTAGCTGCCAAACTTGGATGGGGACAGGGTACTTTTATCAGTAAACTGGAGTTATCTAATGGACACGCAAAAATTGCCAGGGAAGTCGATGATGGACAGGAAATTCTCGAGCTAGCATTGCCAGCAGTCATTACAACCGATTTACGGTTGAATGAACCTCGTTATGCATCATTACCCAATATTATGAAAGCACGTAAAAAGCCTTTGGAAACGGTCGCTTTATGTGAATTGGGAATTGAGGCAAAAAAACATTTGGAAGTTATTTCAGTAAAAGAATCCTCTTCGTCTCGTGAAAGCGTCATTGTTGATTCCGTTGATGCATTACTTGATAAACTTAAAAATGAAGCAAAGGTAATTTAA
- a CDS encoding electron transfer flavoprotein-ubiquinone oxidoreductase yields MGEVVREQMEFDILIVGGGPAGLSAAIRLKQLLPSLEICLIEKASEIGAHIVSGVVIEPTALNELIPDWQQKNAPLDTSVQHEAFFYLPNEDKSINIPIIKSIMPQMDNEGNYVGSLGDFCRWLAAEAEAMDIQIFPGFAGSDLIIENNRVMGVVTGDMGLEKDGSQGGNYVPGMELRAKYTLFAEGCRGSLSKKLMGFFNLRQGVDPQTYGIGIKELWEIPQEKFSAGYIQHSFGWPLDNRTYGGSWLYHFGSNLVSCGFVLGLDYENTWLSPFDEMQRVKKHPIIRKYLEGGRRIGYSARALSEGGYQSIPKLTFPGGLLIGDAAGFLNVPKIKGTHTAMKSGMIAAESIVEALNTQQAEPMIYQFRIRKSWVYDELYQVRNIRPAFAKFGAKFATLYTGFDSLVRGKVPWTFRHRLADNDKLKAASLCVKPDYPKPDDKLTFSRESSVFLANIDHRDDQPVHLKLKNPSIWKTVNWDIFKAPETRYCPAGVYEVVDADHENQEPKLQINAQNCIHCKTCDIKDPTQNIDWETPEGGSGPNYSGGM; encoded by the coding sequence ATGGGTGAGGTTGTGCGAGAGCAAATGGAATTCGATATTTTAATCGTTGGTGGAGGACCTGCCGGTCTTTCAGCGGCAATACGATTAAAGCAATTACTCCCATCTCTTGAGATCTGTTTGATTGAAAAGGCTTCTGAAATTGGTGCCCATATTGTTTCAGGAGTAGTGATCGAACCGACAGCGCTTAATGAGTTGATCCCAGATTGGCAGCAAAAAAACGCCCCTTTAGACACGTCGGTTCAGCATGAGGCATTTTTTTATCTTCCGAATGAAGACAAGTCTATAAATATCCCCATTATTAAATCTATTATGCCTCAAATGGACAATGAGGGAAATTATGTGGGAAGTTTGGGTGATTTTTGTCGGTGGCTGGCCGCAGAAGCTGAAGCAATGGACATTCAAATTTTTCCAGGATTTGCTGGTAGTGATCTCATAATTGAAAATAATCGAGTTATGGGTGTAGTGACTGGTGATATGGGACTTGAAAAAGATGGCAGCCAGGGAGGCAATTATGTTCCAGGTATGGAGCTAAGGGCAAAATATACGTTATTTGCAGAAGGCTGTCGTGGTTCCTTATCCAAAAAGCTCATGGGCTTTTTCAATTTACGTCAAGGTGTTGACCCACAAACATACGGAATTGGAATTAAGGAATTATGGGAAATTCCACAGGAAAAATTTTCGGCTGGATATATACAGCATAGCTTTGGTTGGCCCTTGGACAATCGCACTTATGGTGGTTCATGGCTTTATCATTTTGGCAGTAATCTGGTTTCATGTGGTTTTGTTTTGGGATTGGATTACGAAAATACCTGGCTTTCTCCATTTGATGAAATGCAGCGTGTAAAAAAACATCCCATTATCCGCAAATATTTAGAGGGAGGCAGAAGAATAGGATACTCTGCCCGTGCATTATCTGAAGGTGGATACCAATCCATTCCAAAACTGACCTTTCCTGGTGGTCTATTAATCGGAGATGCAGCAGGCTTTTTGAATGTTCCAAAAATTAAGGGAACGCATACTGCAATGAAATCAGGAATGATTGCCGCTGAGTCGATTGTTGAGGCATTAAATACACAACAAGCAGAACCTATGATTTATCAATTTCGTATCCGTAAATCCTGGGTTTATGATGAATTGTATCAAGTGAGGAATATTCGTCCCGCATTTGCAAAATTTGGTGCAAAGTTTGCAACATTGTATACGGGATTTGATTCCTTGGTTCGGGGGAAAGTGCCTTGGACCTTTCGCCATCGTTTGGCTGATAACGATAAATTAAAAGCTGCTTCTTTATGTGTTAAACCTGATTATCCAAAGCCCGATGACAAATTGACATTCAGTCGTGAATCTTCCGTATTTTTGGCGAATATTGATCATCGTGATGATCAGCCTGTTCATCTGAAATTAAAAAATCCCTCAATTTGGAAAACGGTTAATTGGGATATTTTCAAGGCTCCTGAAACAAGATATTGTCCGGCCGGTGTTTACGAGGTTGTTGATGCTGATCATGAGAATCAAGAACCCAAATTACAGATTAATGCACAAAATTGTATTCATTGTAAGACTTGTGATATCAAGGATCCAACACAGAATATCGATTGGGAAACACCTGAAGGCGGCAGTGGTCCCAATTATTCAGGGGGAATGTAG
- a CDS encoding 2OG-Fe(II) oxygenase: MQLVEEIKQTKQDIKNVIDHADYHSLPYSYWTMTNVLPSFICDSLLNWMPDSRSIAGDVKGKRENHNKDRVFVTQQKQREDPACAVLAQVFDSEEIRFAFSHLTGGDLSNTWLRLELCLDTDGFWLEPHTDIGAKKLTFLLSLSTAEGAEGWGTDIMNEEGQSLGRSSGVFNSAFLFIPAKNTWHGFEKRPIKGVRRTLILNYVDSSWRAKHELAFPS; this comes from the coding sequence ATGCAACTTGTAGAAGAGATAAAGCAAACTAAACAAGATATCAAAAACGTAATTGATCATGCTGATTATCATTCGCTGCCATATTCCTATTGGACAATGACGAATGTTTTGCCTTCATTTATTTGTGACTCTCTGTTGAATTGGATGCCTGATTCAAGATCTATTGCCGGTGATGTGAAGGGCAAAAGGGAAAATCATAATAAAGATCGTGTATTTGTAACCCAGCAAAAACAGAGGGAGGATCCCGCCTGTGCGGTTTTGGCGCAAGTTTTTGATTCAGAGGAAATTCGTTTTGCTTTCTCTCATTTAACAGGTGGTGACCTTTCCAATACTTGGTTAAGATTGGAATTATGCCTTGATACTGATGGGTTCTGGTTGGAACCACATACAGATATTGGGGCAAAGAAATTAACCTTTTTGCTTTCTTTATCCACTGCAGAAGGGGCCGAGGGATGGGGGACCGATATCATGAATGAGGAAGGTCAGTCTTTGGGAAGAAGCTCAGGCGTTTTCAATTCAGCATTTTTATTTATTCCCGCTAAAAATACCTGGCATGGTTTTGAAAAGCGACCTATCAAGGGAGTGCGTCGTACCCTTATTTTAAATTATGTAGATTCAAGTTGGCGTGCAAAACATGAATTGGCATTTCCCTCGTAA
- the hemN gene encoding oxygen-independent coproporphyrinogen III oxidase codes for MKPEVSFDRLARYEGNVPRYTSYPTAVQFEERVGFNEYKHWLQAFPEEEPVSLYIHVPFCDELCKFCACNTQVVHQVNVRVAYGNLLCDELKRLATLLKSRRKVSFVHFGGGTPTTLPIEAMKKVMSTIRSLFYVQQDADISIELDPRHISEDYLVLLPSVGFTRVSLGVQDIAPEVQKACGRIQSFEMISDCIDRVRQKNIKSVNCDLIYGLPNQTAASVRETIDAIVTLRPDRLAVFGYAHVPWKFKRQTLLEGEILPNPAERFEQRQIIDEVLKKAGYRVIGFDHYALPHDSMSKAMEKGALHRNFQGYTVDQAKALLGVGASSISILPQGIFQNQPSSYGYQKAMQQLDILPVVRGVQRSTADLFRWEIIERLMCDLHVDLKKMIGQYKQDPSLLGEFLKKLRCFEEDGLVIIRNNEITVTEEGRPFLRNIAVVFDAYYRAAPHRHAQAI; via the coding sequence ATGAAACCCGAAGTTTCCTTTGACCGTCTTGCGCGGTATGAAGGAAACGTGCCGCGTTATACAAGTTACCCAACAGCTGTACAGTTTGAAGAGCGTGTTGGGTTTAATGAGTATAAACATTGGTTGCAGGCTTTTCCTGAAGAAGAGCCTGTTTCTTTGTATATCCATGTTCCTTTTTGTGATGAGTTGTGCAAATTTTGTGCCTGTAACACACAAGTCGTTCATCAAGTTAATGTGCGGGTTGCTTATGGTAATCTTCTATGTGATGAATTGAAACGACTGGCAACCCTTTTAAAATCGCGTCGTAAAGTAAGTTTTGTTCATTTTGGTGGGGGTACTCCTACAACATTACCGATTGAAGCGATGAAAAAGGTAATGTCAACAATACGATCCTTATTTTATGTTCAGCAAGATGCCGATATTTCGATAGAATTAGATCCAAGACATATCTCCGAGGATTATCTTGTATTATTACCCTCTGTTGGGTTTACACGGGTTAGCCTTGGAGTTCAGGATATTGCTCCTGAAGTGCAAAAGGCTTGCGGTCGAATCCAGAGTTTTGAAATGATTTCTGATTGTATTGATCGTGTCAGACAGAAAAATATAAAATCGGTTAATTGTGATTTGATTTATGGTCTGCCCAATCAAACAGCTGCCAGTGTTCGAGAAACGATAGATGCTATTGTGACGTTAAGGCCTGATCGTTTGGCTGTTTTTGGTTATGCACATGTCCCATGGAAATTTAAACGCCAAACTTTGTTGGAGGGGGAAATCTTACCCAATCCGGCTGAGCGTTTTGAGCAGAGACAGATTATTGATGAAGTTTTAAAAAAAGCGGGTTATCGAGTTATCGGATTTGATCATTATGCTTTGCCTCATGATTCCATGAGTAAGGCAATGGAAAAAGGTGCACTTCATCGCAACTTCCAGGGATATACCGTAGACCAAGCTAAAGCACTGTTAGGAGTTGGTGCTTCATCAATTTCAATTTTACCGCAAGGTATTTTTCAAAATCAGCCATCTTCCTATGGCTATCAAAAGGCAATGCAGCAGCTCGATATCTTGCCCGTTGTAAGGGGGGTACAGCGTAGTACAGCAGATTTGTTCCGTTGGGAAATAATTGAGCGGTTAATGTGTGACTTACATGTTGATTTAAAGAAAATGATTGGTCAATATAAACAAGATCCGTCTTTATTAGGTGAGTTTCTTAAAAAGCTACGCTGTTTTGAAGAGGATGGTCTGGTTATTATTCGTAATAATGAAATTACAGTGACAGAAGAAGGTCGTCCCTTTTTACGAAATATTGCCGTGGTTTTTGATGCTTATTACCGTGCAGCTCCCCATCGCCATGCGCAGGCGATTTAG
- a CDS encoding OmpW/AlkL family protein, which yields MKKSLSRILTCAFLFTPVAGYAQQHYASPNLTPAANPALAPASSTTAPATAIPMRREEIWASGWSGKIQYREVPMYAPPKKPKPHCGLFKTCPGVTRIGLGKGDFIIRLSALGVITNNTSSKTSVGGHVNATNQVMPELSFDYFVTDNLSFELIAASTRHEIKAQGVPGLGKVDVGSGWILPPTLTAQWHFRPHKAFNPYVGVGLTVAFWHNISPAGGIVKKVGLETAVGPSFNFGFDYQIVGNWFYNADVKQILLQQRAHINDSPNRIDARTSLNPTVVSMGIGYRF from the coding sequence ATGAAAAAATCATTAAGTCGTATTCTTACCTGTGCATTTTTGTTTACGCCAGTCGCAGGCTATGCACAACAACATTATGCTTCTCCTAATCTGACTCCTGCTGCCAATCCAGCATTGGCTCCAGCTTCAAGCACAACTGCCCCAGCAACGGCAATTCCTATGAGAAGAGAAGAAATCTGGGCTTCTGGCTGGAGTGGAAAAATCCAGTATCGTGAAGTTCCAATGTATGCTCCACCTAAAAAACCAAAACCTCATTGTGGTTTATTTAAAACATGTCCTGGTGTAACCAGAATTGGTTTGGGTAAAGGTGATTTTATCATCAGATTAAGTGCATTGGGTGTTATCACGAATAATACAAGTTCTAAAACATCCGTTGGAGGGCATGTCAATGCAACAAACCAGGTTATGCCTGAATTAAGCTTTGATTATTTTGTCACGGATAATTTGTCATTTGAATTAATTGCGGCAAGTACACGTCATGAAATCAAGGCACAGGGTGTCCCGGGTCTTGGTAAGGTGGATGTGGGCAGTGGATGGATTTTACCTCCTACATTGACAGCACAATGGCATTTCCGTCCTCATAAGGCCTTTAATCCTTATGTAGGTGTTGGCTTGACAGTCGCTTTCTGGCATAATATCTCTCCTGCAGGGGGTATTGTCAAAAAAGTGGGGTTGGAAACAGCAGTTGGTCCATCTTTCAATTTCGGGTTTGATTATCAGATTGTTGGAAACTGGTTCTATAATGCTGATGTAAAACAGATTCTTTTACAACAACGTGCCCACATTAATGACAGTCCCAACAGAATTGATGCTCGTACTTCTTTGAATCCAACCGTTGTAAGTATGGGTATTGGATATCGCTTTTAA